The Apostichopus japonicus isolate 1M-3 chromosome 20, ASM3797524v1, whole genome shotgun sequence genome contains a region encoding:
- the LOC139961442 gene encoding histidine ammonia-lyase-like gives MKVNVRVRGEWLLIPCKAKSSTELTVRWLGKEAFNRYKTMRGYNGSIEDVKEVRKARGGSLLYPGDDIIDVLDDNDFIHLILRDDGEISSSSGSVDTSQQGPQLSLSEVVYLDGESLTADELTKLGTGRYKIEVTAKAWMKVAKAREMVDKILKEQKVVYGISTGFGNFAKVVISPDKLKQLQENLIRSHSAGVGEPLSQEHTRKLLALRVNILSKGYSGISPGTLQKVVAAFNASCLPWIPSKGTVGASGDLAPLSHLALGLMGEGKMWSPKSGWGDAQVILKSYGLEPLKLLPKEGLALINGTQLITALGAEAVERAGNIAKQADVIAALTIEVLKGTTTAFESAIHNIRPHRGQREVAWRLRSLLHSETHPSEISQSHRFCGKVQDAYTLRCCPQVHGIVHDTIDFVKGIITTEMNSATDNPIVFTEQQEILSAGNFHGEYPAKVLDYLAIGIHELANMSERRIERLINQDLSGLPAFLVKDGGLNSGFMIAHCTAASLVSENKVLTHPASVDSLPTSAGQEDHVSMGGFAARKSLQVIEHVEQVLAIELLAACQGIEFLRPLKTTAPLEAVHALVRSIVPALETDRVMSVDIDAATKLLQEEKIWETVKPYMDDYEAHQLKEVRVASPTATTLNTSTRTKRKRPRTSSNNGTLKQT, from the exons ATGAAGGTCAACGTAAGGGTGCGAGGGGAGTGGCTGCTCATCCCATGTAAGGCCAAAAGTTCCACCGAGCTGACCGTACGATGGCTTGGCAAAGAAGCTTTTAATAGATACAAGACTATGAGAGGTTACAATGGCTCCATCGAGGATGTTAAGGAAGTCAGAAAGGCCCGTGGAGGTAGCCTGTTGTATCCTGGGGACGATATTATCGATGTCTTGGATGATAACGATTTCATCCATCTCA TTTTAAGAGACGATGGAGAAATCTCGTCCAGTTCTGGATCCGTTGACACGTCACAGCAAGGACC ACAACTTTCTTTATCAGAG GTTGTGTATTTAGATGGGGAGAGCCTCACAGCTGATGAGCTGACAAAACTAGGAACAGGAAGATACAAAATTGAG GTAACAGCGAAAGCTTGGATGAAAGTAGCCAAGGCAAGAGAAATGGTGgataaaatactgaaagaacAGAAAG TTGTCTATGGTATTTCCACCGGTTTTGGAAACTTTGCTAAAGTGGTGATTTCACCTGATAAATTAAA GCAACTTCAGGAGAATCTGATCAGGTCACATTCCGCTGGAGTAGGGGAACCTCTCAGCCAGGAACATACACGAAAACTGCTCGCTCTGAGAGTCAATATCCTTTCCAAGGGCTACAGTGGCATTTCTCCAGGGACACTGCAGAAGGTGGTCGCTGCATTTAATG CCTCTTGCTTACCCTGGATACCTTCAAAGGGTACAGTCGGGGCCAGTGGAGACCTTGCTCCCTTATCACATCTGGCTTTGGGATTAATGGGAGAAGGTAAAATGTGGAGTCCTAAGAGTGGATGGGGAGATGCACAGGTG ATCCTCAAGAGCTACGGACTTGAACCCCTCAAGTTATTACCAAAGGAG ggacTTGCCCTCATCAATGGTACTCAGCTAATAACGGCACTTGGAGCAGAAG CTGTTGAAAGAGCTGGCAATATTGCCAAACAAGCAGACGTGATTGCTGCCCTCACTATCGAGGTGTTGAAGGGAACTACTACTGCCTTTGAAAGTG CTATCCACAACATTAGACCCCACAGAGGTCAACGAGAGGTCGCTTGGAGGTTACGTTCTTTGTTGCATTCGGAAACCCACCCTTCTGAAATATCACAGAGTCATCGTTTTTGCGGCAAAGTTCAAGATGCTTACACCCTTCGATGTTGCCCTCAG GTTCATGGTATTGTCCATGATACTATCGATTTTGTGAAAGGAATCATTACCACAGAGATGAACAGCGCCACAGATAACCCA ATTGTCTTTACAGAACAGCAAGAAATTCTCTCTGCAGGCAACTTTCATGGAGAATATCCAGCTAAG GTTTTGGACTACCTGGCGATTGGCATTCATGAATTGGCAAATATGAGTGAACGAAGAATAGAAAGACTCATAAACCAAG ATCTGAGCGGACTCCCAGCATTCCTTGTCAAAGATGGTGGATTAAACTCGGGCTTCATGATTGCCCACTGCACAGCAGCCTCCCTTG TCTCAGAGAACAAGGTTCTGACCCATCCAGCATCTGTGGATTCCTTGCCAACCAGCGCAGGACAAGAAGATCACGTCTCCATGGGAGGATTCGCTGCCAGGAAGTCATTACAAGTCATCGAACATGTTGAACAAG TGCTTGCTATCGAGCTGCTGGCAGCTTGCCAAGGAATTGAGTTTCTTCGTCCTCTGAAGACAACAGCACCTCTTGAAGCTGTACACGCCCTAGTCCGTAGCATCGTCCC AGCTCTTGAAACTGACAGAGTAATGAGTGTTGATATTGACGCCGCGACAAAACTACTCCAGGAAGAAAAG ATCTGGGAAACCGTAAAGCCCTACATGGATGACTACGAAGCCCATCAGTTGAAGGAGGTGCGAGTCGCATCGCCGACAGCCACCACGCTAAACACCTCGACTCGTACCAAACGTAAGAGGCCTCGAACTTCGTCAAACAATGGAACACTGAAACAAACCTGA